GACGAAGCGATGCATATAGTAGATGTCATTGCGATTGTCCATGCGGGAATTTGTCACGTCGTTTCACATCATAACATCGCCCAGAGGGACCGGGAGCGTTCTGTTGTCAACAGATGCTCTGTTATCGACAACCACCCGTCAACGGCTGGAAGCCTGTTCTAATTTCTTGTGGATATTTACCGATTTCTTCGCTCATCTTCCTCCGCTAAATTTCATCAgacatttcaaaagaaaatactgCATCCGAAACCTTCACTCTATAATCAACTTCTGATCGATTTCAATCTTAAATCCATAGATAGATACACTGAAGTTCGACTTTCATGGATTTATCGATTATCGACGTGAAGCCAGAGCCAAGATTTTGATAAAAtcctttattacggctaacattTCGGTGTCATCCCCATCGTCAAAGCCTGGAAAGTCGGAAAATTTGCCACAGATCCTCTTGAATGGACAAAATGAATTCAGGACAAGTCAACATCCCCTAAGTTTTTCAATTAGGAGCCAAGAGAACCCAAATCGTTGTGTTTACCTAACTAGCCGCGTTCCCATGATGTCAGCAGACCTATTTATAGATATAAGTACATTTTATGAGTTATGGCAAccagagaaaaattgaatgggACACAATAAAAACATCATAACGGCGGGGTAATATTCTCTAATTCCTATCGAATTTACATAATTATTAAATATGATattcaaataattattatgTCCGAATGCTACCGGAAGCATACGCAACATAGAAATATACGTTCTTCACAGTTTTTTCTGAAGAGCGACAATTTCCATAGGCTTTTCCTGGgtagaaaaacactgactgcCTAATTTTTCATGCAGCTAATCCTGCATATAATAATACACTTGAAAAGAAGCCGGTCTCGCTGTAGGAACCGCAAAATCAGCGTCTGCATACATAgtagtatagtcgggtcaaaacgacatgaaacccGGAGAGTTGCGTCGAGTGGGCCCgtagcggtgcgatggagacaATGGTCGATGGTCGGAATCCAGGTGAGACCATGCAGAACTGCAGAGATGCATGGCGGTGGCAAgggtccttacacgatcccaaccgctacgctccactgcgccgcttcgacgcaggcgcttgcgcaactgtccctGCTTCATGACGTTTTAACTAACTCGTCAACTATAGGTATGGAACCGCGTATGCATCGAAAATTAAACATTCCCACAGAGAGAAAAAACGCAGAAAATCGGTCCACTTAAATTTTCCCCCTTCTGATATTTTGAttatctttcgcttttttttgaagttgctTAGAGAAAATCCGCATAAACAGTGCTGTAACGCGACGCATCTTTAGTAAAGgcaacgttctttttttgtgctttcccGCCATTTTATGTGCAACACTGTATAAATAGGATTAAATAGTCTTAGCCGGATATTTTTTCCCAATAGTTTTCTCGTTTGTTCTGCTTCCAGAACAAGTCTGAGATCTTAGCTTGTACGCATCAGATTTCCGCAATTGCGtaacttttttctgtaatttcgtATGATTAGAGTCGTTCTAGTCGGAGCCACCCAGTAATTCTAAAATACATCCTAAAACAACTATAACTATACACAGttacagaaaaaatgacatttttacGAGGAAAAATGGGAAGAGTTGGGACAAAAATCCGGTGCCCTGAAAGTGAAGTGTTTGAGGAGATGCCCGAAATCAGAAAAACTATCCAAATAGCAAGAAGGGATTTTTCGGCCCACTAGTCCTATTTTTATCTGGTATTCTCCAATCGTGCTATACAATGGTTATTTTGCTGACGCAAACTTGACAAACTCCAACGACACTTCGCCGCGGGACCTCCTGGCCTTTTCTCGCAGAACCATTTCTTGTGCTAAAACAAGGAGGAACGTATTTCCGTATTTTGAGTGATGAGTTTATCCGCGGGAAATTTCGATTGGATATAACCAAGGCACATTTCCCTACTGGAGCACGTTTGTCcaaatgggaaaattttgcTGGATACGGGCTCTGGAATATCCGCATTTCTCGGAATTTTGTCCTTATGTGGCGGATCCCTTCAAATGGACTTCATTAAGTTGTTTGCACTCAGCCGAATAAAGTCCGAAGTGCACTGCTTGCACGGCTCTGACAAGATTTACTGCTTTCGGAATCGTCTGCATATTTGTACTTGCGCTCCATGGAGAAGAACTCCCACAAAAAGGCGCTGATGGTAGTCAAGTTGACGGATGTTCTCGTCCCGTGCATCCCTCCTACCAATGTCCTCCGAGAAACTTCTTCCTTTTGTCTTCCACTGCTCCAAAAGAGCTAAGGCATCCACCTACAGCCTATCCTAGCAACTAGACGTTTATTAATGTCACGTAGCAGCTTCTAAcggttttcatttattttattagtttttttttattcattcatccagttatatttttttctttcattttatttccgaACATGCACCATAAACTCCCTTCAGGCTTCTATAATTTCCTTAGAGGACACTTCTGATCTTCCGAAATATCCTAGATAAATTAAGCattttttctacagttttttcCTGTGGGAGGAGAAATATTCAAAGGCAGTGTTTCACAAAAGCGACGTAGTTGGGAAACCCGGGAGAAAATATAGAGCTCAGGTCAAGCAAAAAACGGGTCGATCCGGAACgtgttcaaagaaaattactgaACACTCTTGGTTCTCGCAGtgcgaaaaggaaaaaaaaggatttttcatcTTGAAAGTGTACACGTCGTTCGAGTAATTTCAtaacaaaaaggagaaaaagttttttttttcaactttttttttgaacaaaaaactcacaataaaaacaatcggttttttttttgctgttcctCTCCTCTCCTCTCGTTCAATAAGTTTTTCATATTAGTTTTTCCTCGTtactttcgttctttttcatgtcgtttcaagctttttttccctcattttaagaattttcaCGCTTTATTTAATGTTCTTCATACTCATTTTGAATCTTACGAGTATCTTCAGCGACTTTATCGTTTCGATCAAGTGCAGAAAACAaaggtgtcgaaaatgttctattttctttataGAACACTCAATTTCAATGATATAAAGAGCAAAAATCAGTGAAAATAGAAAGTCCAAACTGAACTATCGTGCAGATCAAAATATTCTTTGTCAGGTGGTATGCAACAATACCTTTATCAATGATTTTATCTCTATGCacctacttttatttttggaaaacagcACACGCTTacgatttatttttcaactcaGTATGTACATAGTAGTTATCAGCAGCACAGTCAGACGCGACGGTCAGTTTATTTTCGTATGCAACAACTGgatagaaaattatatttatttattgtatttatttatttatatatttggaAATACTTAtgggtaaaaaaataaaagaaaaaaaaacaagcaagaaagaacagagctcactagaattctATCTGagattttgctatttttattgtCTGATAGTTGCTGACGAACTCTTTTTgaatcccaaaaaaaacttggaaaaatcttctcggatgtcagagaaaaaaaagaaaaaacaaaatttgtaaCCACTTTagctgaaaggaaaaaaagaaggaacagagctcactagaaatTTCTCTAAGTTTTTcgtatttgtattatttagtAGTTTCTGGCAAACTCTTTATGaatgtcataaaaaaaacttggaaaaaccTTCttgaatgtcaaaaaaaaagaaaaacaaaacaaaatttgtgaACGCCTTggctaaaaggaaaaaaaaaactagtacaagtgttttgctatagtgtgcctgcgaggtttttagatggaacctttatttgcctgatgttttggctttttcgccgtcttcagaggcctaaatagaggacgactggaacaatgctacgtttatcccgtcaagtgccacaccaccctgAGTCAGTGTTTccataatcgttcagggtagtgaaaacggaaacctatctacattgaaaatggtcttacgttttgctccaccggatgtggcgtgGCTgattgcacgcacttgtcactcagtgtaccaacgaatgagtattactgcgtgtagatcaccagggACGAtatagattatttgatctacacacagaatatcaggcggttataggtcacagaacggtacaagtggcaagaactcattcgttatcgacaagcattcattcctattattcattgaagggtttcttttaagaataaaaaacgcctccaacctcttccttgccgatatttctgtttcgtgaaccagtataacgcatttcacatcgtaatcgtttccggtatgggcctcatgtctgtgtatgtctgtgccttcctagtggtgttatcaaactttttcgtcgttttccggccatgtgttcattagtcctcactccaagattcctaccggtctccccaattgtaagttgcattgcatatcaagcactcaatctcatatattacccccatttttgcgcagtcgcctgttttttccgtaaggacaaataacacacctttcacagatgcagtatctatcatatagtctatttctaacaagctggcttttgatatTTGCATTTgcgatatttaccaagatcacgtcattttgtaattgtgtttggataatgctgcgctgaacagcggcactgacactctcagagataaaaggaacacaaaaagaaattttgttttcgcgcggaacattgctatttacagtgcgggttcttcggtaatgcggacgtactgtatggccattggcacatgcgattttcaaggctagtcttcgtgattcgtgtcgttctgggttgccagtgcatacttcactagcggttttgaacatattacgaatcactgcgcgttttactgcagtcggatgtgcagatttggcgtgcaatatgatgttcttgcaactttctttgcgataccactttgctctaataatgccgtttgaagtacttatttaTGTGTTGGGGTAcggaagccatccttcttttagggtttctcgtgtgagtcttatatattgcgattgttggttgagtattcggaaacactcgtccatttcggactgtgttgatgttatgatgcaacagtcgtcaatctatctgcaatacattattggtctacgcgaaagcactggttcttcgattctgctcatgaagcagatcgccagtagtggtgctaatcgttgacccattgctagccctctcagttgcgcgaaataatttcctgaccacctgaagatattacaattcaggcattccttgataagcGTTATTATGTGAGATTTACTTAGTCaatatgtttccaaattgttaccatataaatctatcatctcagagagagcttgcagcgcctcactgttttttacattcgtgtagagtgaggttacatcaaaggactctattacgtagttgccctcaactctcgcattgcgtaatcgctcaaggaaatggtgcgtgttcgacaaatgagatggtattttaggcaaaatttgactcacgattttattaaggaacAACGAAATGCGATCCGTTGGTCCTCCCTCACAACTTACtattggtcggattttgaatgtggccgctgatgttgagttGACCTCATCGGGTTTCAGCTTATGCGTTTTGATGAGGCTGTAGAACATAGGGCAGGTCGGTTTGTTAAGCTTTAGGCGGCTtacaaatcgttcgtcaaggccagcagattttcccatagtcatccatacatgattcaagcgtttgcactgcacaaggaattctttctctgttacgCGGCGATAGATAGTTTCATCTTgcaagtgaagatttgttatttcccgATCAAGACCCTGTGACATGACTACGAATTCCCCACCCTTATCGCTTACTGAAAGGCGTATGCCCCCTCTTGTAGTCATTTTGCGGATCTCCTTGAAACCCTGCCATTGCTCGCGCGTGAGATTGTTAAGGGTGAGTCGTCTATGATGGTTATAAGCGGACAACACCCCAGATAGTAGAATTCTAAATTtagatattctgtgtgtagatcaaataatctataTCGTccctggtgatctacacgcagtaatactcattcgctggtacactgagtaacaagtgcgtgcaaccagccgcgccacatccggtggagcaaaacgtaagaccattttcaatgtagataggtttctgttttcactaccctgaacgattatcgaaacactgacccagggtggtgtggcacattgttccagtcatcctctccTTAGGCCTccgaagacggcgaaaaagccgaaacgtcaggcaaataaagggttccatctaaaaacctcgcaggcacactatagcaaaacacagacagaatatgccgaggtttcaagacaaaagaacattcgaactactagTACAAGTCAAGACATCATAACATTTGAGAACACGTttaagaagttaaaaaaaaatgaaagttaaaCCTTTGAGTTCGAAATATTTTAGTCATAACCTAGGAATATCGGAATATGTCGGTCGAACGTAACcgtaaacataaataaacaaccgCAGACGTTCGGGTTTGGACCCTGTTGGGCAGGACGTGCGTGTttctgtgtgtatgtgtttgtgtgtttgtgtgtgtatgtgtgtatacgTGTGTATGATTGCCATTTGGGGATTTGCTGTCTTGTGATTTGTACGCCTCGCACACTCTTCACATTGCTCCTCTTCTTCCTCCCATAATCTCCTCTCTTCAACCACACACCAACACCACCACCAACACCACCACTACTTATTGACTATTTCTGTGACTTTGTGTCTTAACCGTGTTATTATTCCCATTTGTGTTagcaataaatttaaaaattaaatacttAATGTGAAAATTCACTTCTGGATGTTACTAGCTATATGGATACTATCCATAAGCAGAAAGTAGTTTTAATTATTACTTCCATACTTTAGCATTGCTCATTTATGCGCATCTCTTCCTATTTCTTCAATGCGAatcgaaaattaattaattaatttaattaaagaaacatttcttctgtttcgtATCCATTCGTGTAAATACGTTTCGATAAGTAGTGGAAGTGCATCAAAAGGGCATGAACCAACACTCCCACAGGATCTAGTTCTTTCTTAAGAGTGCTTTAGTTGCGCTGCAATGTTCGACGCATTCAGTATCCAGAGATGGTGTCCAGACTTTAGAAGAAACTAAAGTGCATTCTTCTCATCTATTATTCGTTTTTCACATCCGAAACGATTACATATCTACGAGTGAATAATGTTGCATTTGCCGCGCTAGAGTAGGCCTTTTTTATGTCAGGGGCTGCCGCTTCAACATTCACACATTTTGCCCTTTTATTAGCTAACCTAAGTATTAATgtacggcaaaaaaaaaaattcccgcaATTATCTGAGAGAACGGCGAAGAAGAATCGATAAACAAGATGTTCTTCAAATTAGGTTTAAGCActaaattcttcttctttctttttttttctttttctcttctcaaattttttaattaatccCTGctcattatatattttttctttctttccgcGAACTTCTTACCGTATTTGTTTTGAagcgtaataaataagcaaataagcCAATGGATTTCATCGATCTCTGGAATGAGCAGTATCAGAAGATGAGATTAACTTATGAGCAAATTTCTGCACTAAGATTCAATGGGACCTACATATGATGGTGGACGATTTATTTGCTGGACTTGTTCATAatttcctgttgttttttttgcatttgaacGTTACAGACTTTATTGTTATGAGGAGAGGacatattcaaaaatttccctgTCAAAGAAAGATGCAAGGGTGAAAAAATTTGTCAGAACGCTAAATGATCACTTTGGGCAACTTTCGGACTGATTGCAatctattttaattattagtttatttcataattatataatattttattgtaaatTATGTagatattaattaatttattctttaatttattctgATCTTCATCATAAACAAGCACTCATTCGCTGAACGGCATATTTTTCAGGTCAGATATATTTTGTTTGAGATGAAAAAACGTATTTCTGTCGTTTTTAAGCCGCtttgtgtattttttcaaatcaacattgcaaatatttttgatcGCTTCTGCTGTTTTTAACCTTTCGACTGAATTCGAGGAATGcgtcaaaaatgttttttttccgaaacatGATAACTCTTAGCTTCTgaacaaattatttattattcaataGATGGCCTTTAAAAAGACTATttgataaagaaaaatcaaagctgGAGCCATTTTTCAAGAtgactttcaaaaaatcttatCCGACAAGGTGAACTTTATCGAAACAAAACGGTATGTactataaaaatgaataaataaatgcatgcGCTGATACAATGCTTGGGTAATTTGAAATGTGGATAATaatgaataggaaaaaaaaactatcgatCCCCATTGCTGCAGTGTTGCACGAGCTCATCAAACCACGCTTCTCGATTGATTTCCCGTtatgtttttccattttcttttccatctagtagaaaaaagtgtacaAATAAAGAATATTGATGTGTGTATGCGTATTACTCGCTGAACATATTACTTCCAATGGTTAAATGAGCATAACTTTGCTGTAAACGCAATGTAAAAGTGCAAATTCTTCCATACTTTCATGAATGTTTgatattattcattcattcaatattATTccataatatttaatattgtttaataattgattaaaattcaataaattaataattccaTGAATATTTAACGCTAgaaattcttcgtttttttcttaacttcaGAAATAGATGGCCTTTAAAAAGAGTATttgataaagaaaaatcaaagctagagccatttttattgttgtttgtttcccATTCTCCACGATGAAGCTGGGACTTCTGGTGGGATCAATGGTTCCAAATACGGCCGCCGTTAAACCTCGCTCCTCAAAAATGGGAATTTTGATCGACTGGGTGCACATTTTTCCGTGACGTGACCCCacgaaaataatcaaaattagCCAGAAACAATTCGACATAAGAAGAAGGGTCGAATTGAAGCTCGTGGTATTTTTTAACGGAACATTCTGGAAAGCCGAATAGGTTGACCAATTCTAATCAGTGTACTGTATGTATGGATGACTATCCTGTTTTAAAGTGTCAAAAACGGAATTAATCATATAATTCTTTTGCCTAGAGTCATATCCGTCTCATCACCCTCATGTTGCGAGATTTTTGCTGGTGTCAATTGTTCCAAGTACGGCAGCCGTTAAACCTTGCACCtcgaaaatggaaattttgacCGGATGGGTGCACATTTTATGGCGGTAACACTATGAAAACCGGAATCAAAATTAGCCAGAAACAACTAGGAACGATCGAAGCAATCTAATGATTAACACTTATATTTTTGTGCTGTCTATCTTTGTATTTTATATCTATGCTTTCATTTATAACGAAGCAGATGAAGCAACAACCATTTATCCACGAAATTTTAAAGGATTCAGACAAATAAGAACCgtattctttttaattgcaAGAGCAGTGCCTCGGAGCCGTGTTGTTTGATGAAATAGTCCAGAATCgtgaactttttttgcattatttctgtacttcttttcactttcattttgaGGACACCatatttagaaattatttatttaaaaatttcaaacattattCACAGATGTGTTCAGCTTTCATCACTGTTCctgtcaaattttttttgaggaaattcaGAGCCTTTAATCTAAAATATCTAAAATACGTTGATTTAATGCTGAGAACATCTCTACATATTTCGATCGAGTCTACTCTGAGCATTTCCGCATTTAGTTGAATCCCATCAAGTTCTGAGATACTCCGGTAGAACCGCTGCTAAGGTGTATCGTTACTGGAGATAGGTAGCAGTATTACATCGCAATCGCAATGGTTTTTTTGATGGCGTGACCTCTTCGGTGCTCAGATGACTTGGATGAGTTAACTTCGTTATTAGCTGCAAAACTGAATAAAATCAACAACTCTCAGCAGCGTTAAAATTGATGCTCCTCTGCTTTTTTGATCCCATGACCTCTTCGGTAACTAAATAACATGAACGGGTCACTTTTGTTGAATAAAATCAACAACTTCCGAAAGAGCTCGAACTTCCGAGCGTTAGAATGGATGCTATCCTGCATGCATCATTGTCTGCCTCCTCAGCTTCATTCCTCCTCCAATCCTTCATCCTACTCCCTGCGTGTTCGACTAATAGCTGCAATTGTGTATTTCCGCACGCAGCCCGAAAACCTCTTCACTTTTATTGGCTCCCGGGCCTCACATCACTCATAAGTGAGTCCCTCTATTctcactccattttttttttcacattcgtTCACTTCACGCTTGCTTCTACCTACAATTTGTCTGGATACGCTAATAATACTTATGCTTTTTTTATGTTCAAGCAGCTCTGTGTGGATCTAACGTAGTGTGGATTTAGTAAACTACCAAAGTAATACTAAGCGATTCCCCGATTACGAGCTCGAGTTTGTAAGAAACGAATTCACGGGCGGGGAAAAAAGGGGCCCAGTTTGTAATCCCTCACAGCCGAGGCACTtaaacatttccaaaaaagaagtcgAAAACAAATCGAAGCTCATGAGACACCATCGCTACACCCACTCGAGGAAAGATTAAAATCTCTCAAAGAGAAAacttcctcatttttccagAGGAAAATCTAAGAATATTCGTGCTGAGACTAAGCAGGTTCACATACAGCATCCAAGGCGGGCTTGTTACTAGGAAATCAGGGTACTCAAGGCTAGCACAGTAACATTTAGTAGGGCTTCGGTgcatttcatttctgaaaatcttttaaaatctcTGTTTCATCAAACCAATTTCTGTCTGCAAATCCACGACTTTCTTGGTTGTCACTGTGAGGATCGTTAAGGTTAAGATCATTGAGTTAATAAAaacgattgatttaattttaatttttaatgtacATCAATAAAACTTTGTGTGAATTACaactgaatgaaaaaagagccGCCAGGGAGAGAGCGAAAGAGTTGACTTCTGGGTAATTAGAACAATATTTTGCACGTTTTGAAAAGCTCACGAGCTCCTTCTCTCGAAAGATCACGGGCGGGTATCACGAAACTACAAATTAAGCTCACCAGGTAGCGCATAAAGAGTTAAACGAGAACCGAAATACGTTGTGGCTGCCTTGAGAGTTTGAAGGAGCGATGTTTCTGTTTCTCCTGTGCTAGGATCTACTCTTACTAACTGTGGATTCGACACGTCGCCTTGGCCAGCACCCTATAATCAAACGCTTGAGAAGTGGAGTTCGATTCGGAATTGCTTCCAACAAATATGCTTCAAATATCCACTCCGAGAGGACTCTCCCATCGAATTTGAGGCGAGCGACCTGCCCATGGTTTCCAAATTAGTTGCTTGGcacagtaataagaaagagtATTCCAAAGAGCGTCTGGTGGACGAGCAGCAACCAGCAGCGGTGACAGGGAGGACGAGATTgcagtagtaaaaaaaacggttgtttttgttcgaaaCGGAGAACGACAGGGATGTTTTTCTGCGCATTCAACGCATTAACCCTTACGTCGGAAGCGACCACTGAAGGTCTGATGATGCAAGAAAGGAAGATTAACTACGATGTTATCgcactgaccgagacgagatgATGCGACGCTATCAGGAAATGCTTCATATGGCAATGGAAAAGAGCTG
The Necator americanus strain Aroian chromosome I, whole genome shotgun sequence genome window above contains:
- a CDS encoding hypothetical protein (NECATOR_CHRI.G3317.T1) codes for the protein MTTRGGIRLSVSDKGGEFVVMSQGLDREITNLHLQDETIYRRVTEKEFLVQCKRLNHVWMTMGKSAGLDERFVSRLKLNKPTCPMFYSLIKTHKLKPDEVNSTSAATFKIRPIVSCEGGPTDRISLFLNKIVSQILPKIPSHLSNTHHFLERLRNARVEGNYVIESFDVTSLYTNVKNSEALQALSEMIDLYGNNLETY
- a CDS encoding hypothetical protein (NECATOR_CHRI.G3317.T2); amino-acid sequence: MSQGLDREITNLHLQDETIYRRVTEKEFLVQCKRLNHVWMTMGKSAGLDERFVSRLKLNKPTCPMFYSLIKTHKLKPDEVNSTSAATFKIRPIVSCEGGPTDRISLFLNKIVSQILPKIPSHLSNTHHFLERLRNARVEGNYVIESFDVTSLYTNVKNSEALQALSEMIDLYGNNLETY